In a genomic window of Candidatus Thiothrix sulfatifontis:
- a CDS encoding MoxR family ATPase, with the protein MTTATLTLEQASHLADAIRHEISKAVIGQKQVVRETLIALLAGGHVLIEGVPGLGKTLLVRALARTISGQFARIQFTPDLMPADISGHVLFDMQNQSFNVRKGPVFTNLLLADEINRAPAKTQSALLEVMQEQQVTIEGKALPVPLPFMTLATQNPLEQEGTYPLPEAQLDRFLLKVFIDYPELEEESEMVMIVTDKQIGDRFNLNNLQAIATPAQVMAMQTVTAEIAVDVAVLDYAVRITRATRHWQGLRFGAGPRGSIALIRAARANALLAGRDFVHPDDIKQVCLPVLRHRVSLSPEMELEGYHADHLLRAILDKTEAPRS; encoded by the coding sequence ATGACAACAGCAACCCTGACGCTTGAACAAGCCAGCCATTTAGCCGACGCCATCCGCCACGAAATCAGCAAAGCTGTGATTGGGCAAAAGCAAGTCGTGCGCGAAACCCTCATCGCCCTACTCGCAGGCGGACACGTTTTGATCGAAGGTGTTCCCGGCTTGGGTAAAACCTTGCTGGTTCGCGCCCTCGCCCGCACCATCTCTGGGCAATTTGCCCGCATTCAATTCACCCCCGACTTGATGCCCGCCGACATCAGCGGGCATGTGCTATTTGACATGCAAAATCAAAGCTTCAATGTGCGCAAAGGCCCGGTGTTCACCAACCTGTTGCTGGCAGACGAAATTAACCGCGCTCCCGCCAAAACCCAATCAGCGTTACTGGAAGTCATGCAGGAACAGCAAGTGACCATCGAAGGCAAAGCCTTACCCGTGCCACTGCCGTTCATGACACTCGCCACCCAAAATCCACTGGAACAAGAAGGCACGTACCCGCTACCCGAAGCGCAACTGGATCGTTTCCTGCTGAAAGTGTTCATCGACTACCCAGAATTAGAAGAAGAATCCGAAATGGTCATGATCGTCACCGACAAACAAATCGGCGACCGCTTCAACCTCAATAATTTGCAAGCGATTGCGACGCCCGCACAGGTCATGGCGATGCAAACCGTCACGGCTGAGATTGCAGTGGATGTGGCGGTATTGGATTACGCTGTGCGCATTACCCGCGCTACTCGTCACTGGCAAGGTTTGCGCTTTGGCGCAGGACCGCGCGGGAGCATTGCGCTGATTCGAGCAGCACGGGCGAATGCGTTGCTGGCGGGGCGCGACTTTGTACACCCTGATGACATTAAGCAGGTTTGCCTGCCGGTGTTACGCCATCGGGTTTCCTTGTCGCCGGAAATGGAGCTGGAAGGCTATCATGCCGACCATTTGCTACGCGCTATTCTCGACAAGACCGAAGCGCCGCGCTCATGA